A region from the Mycolicibacterium litorale genome encodes:
- a CDS encoding ABC transporter permease: MALVIALLAGWYAVTAAELVAPYILPSPGDTWRTAQENAAYLAQNTWVTTWETVIGFVIAAVVGEFVAVMMIYSASLEKTVYPLILFAQVVPKIAIAPLFIVWLGFGPSPKILVAVLMAFFPIVISGLAGLRSVDPEILELTSTMGASRFKTFMKIRFPASLPQLMSGLKVAATLAVTGAVVGEFVGANEGLGYVILQANGNVDTAMLFAALIIMSVLGIVLFAIIEIAEKLLIPWHSSRRTVNSASTAV; encoded by the coding sequence GTGGCACTGGTCATCGCACTCCTGGCCGGCTGGTATGCGGTCACAGCGGCCGAGCTCGTCGCGCCCTACATCCTGCCCTCACCCGGTGACACCTGGCGCACCGCACAGGAGAACGCCGCCTACCTCGCGCAGAACACCTGGGTGACCACGTGGGAGACGGTGATCGGCTTCGTGATCGCCGCGGTGGTCGGCGAATTCGTCGCGGTGATGATGATCTACTCGGCGAGCCTCGAGAAGACGGTGTACCCGCTCATCCTGTTCGCCCAGGTGGTGCCCAAGATCGCAATCGCTCCCCTGTTCATCGTGTGGCTGGGCTTCGGACCGTCGCCCAAGATCCTGGTCGCGGTGCTGATGGCGTTCTTCCCGATCGTCATCTCGGGCCTGGCCGGTCTGCGCTCGGTCGATCCCGAGATCCTCGAGCTGACCTCGACGATGGGCGCGAGCAGGTTCAAGACGTTCATGAAGATCCGCTTCCCCGCATCCCTGCCACAGTTGATGTCGGGACTGAAGGTGGCAGCCACCCTTGCGGTCACCGGCGCCGTGGTCGGCGAGTTCGTCGGCGCCAACGAGGGTCTCGGCTACGTCATCCTGCAGGCCAACGGAAACGTCGACACCGCAATGCTCTTCGCTGCCCTGATCATCATGTCGGTGCTGGGCATCGTGTTGTTCGCGATCATCGAGATCGCCGAGAAACTGCTCATCCCGTGGCATTCGTCGCGCCGCACCGTCAACTCCGCCAGCACCGCCGTCTAG
- a CDS encoding MerR family transcriptional regulator: MEAIPIGEAAARLGMTTSALRYYDDRGLVHPQGRRSGRRMYGPDELRRLALLKIVHGLGLPLDTAVAVLDAPSEQWRQTVREQIAELDRVIARARGAQRFLTNALGCPTDHPASECPTMTGALDRLVDGTSIEELAAEHTP, from the coding sequence ATGGAGGCGATTCCGATCGGCGAGGCGGCAGCCCGGCTGGGCATGACGACGTCGGCGTTGCGCTATTACGACGACCGCGGTCTGGTGCACCCGCAGGGGCGGCGGTCCGGGCGGCGGATGTACGGGCCTGACGAGCTGCGCCGGCTCGCGCTGCTCAAGATCGTGCACGGCCTCGGTCTGCCGCTCGACACCGCCGTCGCGGTGCTCGACGCACCGAGTGAGCAGTGGCGGCAGACGGTGCGCGAACAGATCGCCGAGCTGGACCGGGTGATCGCCAGGGCGCGGGGTGCGCAGCGGTTCCTGACGAACGCGCTGGGGTGCCCGACCGACCACCCCGCCAGCGAGTGTCCGACGATGACCGGCGCGCTGGACCGTCTCGTCGACGGGACGAGCATCGAGGAACTGGCCGCCGAACACACCCCGTGA
- a CDS encoding ABC transporter substrate-binding protein encodes MTPFRRRATVAAAATTAALTLAACGGGGSSQNTPAAEGSANSATLMLNWYPYGEHAPFYYGVQEGIFDKHGIDLQIDAGQGSTKTVQAVGSQQVDFGWADTPAVLSNIDKGVEVRSTGVFLQTTPSAVQVFADSGINTPQDLAGRTIAVSAGDAPTTTFPIYLDKVGVPQDQVTQQSLDAAGKMAAMLSGRVDGLIGFAHDQGPTIANKSGREVRYLKYSDAGLNFYSNGLIANESTIAENPDLVQSMVDATSEAFAAATQNPEAAVDAMAGKDPQMPPREVLLQQWQQTIPLLTTPATTGQVPGSNAKEDWTTTITTLTDAGLLETAKDPAEYWDSSFSPQAEQ; translated from the coding sequence ATGACACCTTTCCGCCGCCGCGCCACCGTCGCGGCCGCCGCCACCACCGCCGCACTGACCCTGGCCGCGTGCGGTGGAGGCGGCAGCAGTCAGAACACCCCCGCCGCGGAAGGTTCGGCGAATTCCGCCACCCTGATGCTCAACTGGTACCCGTACGGCGAACACGCGCCGTTCTACTACGGCGTGCAAGAAGGAATCTTCGACAAGCACGGCATCGATCTGCAGATCGACGCCGGCCAGGGATCGACGAAGACCGTGCAGGCCGTCGGCTCCCAGCAGGTCGACTTCGGGTGGGCCGACACCCCGGCGGTGCTGAGCAACATCGACAAGGGTGTGGAGGTCAGGAGCACCGGGGTGTTCCTGCAGACCACGCCGTCGGCCGTGCAGGTGTTCGCCGACTCGGGCATCAACACGCCGCAGGATCTCGCCGGCCGCACCATCGCCGTCTCCGCCGGCGACGCACCCACCACCACCTTCCCGATCTACCTCGACAAGGTCGGCGTCCCGCAGGACCAGGTCACCCAGCAGAGCCTCGACGCGGCGGGCAAGATGGCCGCGATGCTGTCGGGCCGCGTCGACGGCCTCATCGGCTTCGCCCACGACCAGGGCCCGACCATTGCGAACAAGAGTGGCCGCGAAGTCCGCTACCTCAAGTACTCCGACGCGGGGCTGAACTTCTACAGCAACGGCCTGATCGCCAACGAATCCACCATCGCCGAGAACCCCGACCTGGTGCAGTCGATGGTCGACGCCACCAGCGAGGCGTTCGCCGCGGCCACGCAGAACCCCGAGGCCGCCGTCGACGCGATGGCGGGTAAAGACCCGCAGATGCCGCCGCGGGAGGTGCTGCTGCAGCAGTGGCAGCAGACCATCCCGCTGCTGACCACACCCGCCACCACGGGTCAGGTCCCCGGCAGCAATGCGAAGGAAGACTGGACCACCACCATCACCACCCTGACCGATGCGGGGCTGCTTGAGACGGCGAAAGACCCGGCGGAGTACTGGGATTCGTCGTTCTCCCCCCAGGCCGAGCAGTAG
- a CDS encoding ABC transporter ATP-binding protein: MSTSTMTAPRTTVTEDAITIENLSVRFTSKRATVTALEDIDLRVADGEFVSIAGPSGCGKSTLLKVVAGLTDSTSGEVRLRGESVRGPQREIGYVFQRAALLEWRSVRRNILLQAEMRGMSRQTAARRCDHLIEMTGLTGFENALPHELSGGMQQRVSLCRALLHEPRVLLMDEPFGALDALTREKMNVELHRIWRETGTTVVLVTHSVAEAVYLANRVVVMSPRPGRIVETLDVDLPAERDYAETMERPEFIRVANRVRDLLGSSTAAD; the protein is encoded by the coding sequence ATGTCCACCTCGACCATGACCGCCCCGAGAACCACCGTGACCGAAGACGCCATCACGATCGAGAACCTCAGCGTGCGGTTCACCTCCAAACGCGCGACGGTGACCGCGCTGGAGGACATCGATCTGCGCGTCGCCGACGGTGAGTTCGTCTCGATCGCCGGACCCTCCGGGTGCGGTAAGTCCACCCTGCTCAAAGTCGTTGCCGGACTCACCGATTCCACCTCGGGAGAGGTCCGCTTGCGGGGTGAGTCCGTCCGTGGGCCGCAGCGCGAGATCGGTTACGTCTTCCAGCGCGCCGCACTGCTCGAGTGGCGTTCGGTGCGCCGCAACATCCTGCTCCAGGCCGAGATGCGCGGCATGTCCCGCCAGACCGCGGCGCGGCGCTGCGATCACCTCATCGAGATGACGGGGCTGACCGGCTTCGAGAACGCCCTGCCGCACGAGCTCTCCGGCGGTATGCAGCAACGGGTTTCGCTGTGCCGGGCACTCCTGCACGAACCGCGGGTGCTGCTGATGGACGAACCGTTCGGTGCGCTCGACGCGTTGACGCGCGAGAAGATGAACGTCGAACTGCACCGCATCTGGCGTGAGACCGGCACCACGGTGGTGCTGGTGACGCACTCGGTCGCCGAGGCGGTGTATCTCGCCAACCGGGTCGTCGTGATGAGCCCGCGGCCCGGCCGCATCGTCGAGACGCTCGACGTCGACCTACCCGCCGAACGCGACTACGCCGAGACGATGGAGCGCCCGGAGTTCATCCGCGTCGCCAACCGGGTCCGCGACCTGCTCGGCAGTTCGACCGCCGCCGACTGA
- the rbfA gene encoding 30S ribosome-binding factor RbfA, with translation MADPARAKRLAKRISTIVASAIEYEIKDPRLAGVTITDAKVTNDLHDATLYYTVMGASLDDEPDYVGAAAALDKAKGVLRTKVGAGTGVRFTPTLAFVRDTVPDAAHRMEELLARARAADEDLARVRQGAKHAGDADPYRVSGAEEETGGSGEVQAAFDPEDTGDRNRQDD, from the coding sequence ATGGCTGACCCGGCACGAGCGAAGCGGTTGGCCAAGCGCATCTCCACCATCGTCGCCTCGGCGATCGAGTACGAGATCAAGGATCCGCGGCTGGCCGGTGTGACCATCACCGACGCCAAGGTGACCAACGATCTGCACGACGCGACGCTGTACTACACGGTGATGGGCGCCAGTCTCGACGACGAGCCCGACTACGTGGGCGCGGCGGCGGCACTCGACAAGGCAAAGGGTGTGTTGCGCACCAAGGTGGGCGCCGGGACCGGGGTGAGGTTCACCCCGACCCTGGCGTTCGTCCGCGACACCGTCCCCGACGCCGCGCACCGCATGGAGGAGCTGCTGGCCCGGGCGCGCGCCGCAGATGAGGATTTGGCGAGAGTTCGCCAGGGTGCCAAGCACGCAGGGGATGCGGACCCGTACCGTGTGAGTGGGGCGGAGGAGGAAACCGGGGGGTCTGGAGAAGTTCAGGCCGCGTTCGACCCTGAGGACACCGGTGACCGCAATCGACAAGACGACTGA
- a CDS encoding LacI family DNA-binding transcriptional regulator — translation MVAVRLQDVAARAGVSQATASRVLNGSSRVPGEGVADRVRAAARELGYVPNAQAQALARASTGLLGLVVHDIADPYFSSIARGVQAAARTARKQVLLAGTDRDFDIEREAVSTFIAHRADAIVLAGSRQSGDLDRALETEFGRYRDNGGRVVVIGQPLAFGGAVEPENALASGELADALVESGHTEFAVIGGPGSIRTAVDRRNGFVEALGRRGFTPLVEVSGDFTRDGGYSAARRLAAALDLRAATGARPVCVFAVTDVMAIGAIAAWRELGLSVPRDVCIAGFDDIPTLRDHTPSLTTVALPLEHIGARAVELALCPDSGGEDLRERVPGDVVLRDSTRLP, via the coding sequence ATGGTCGCGGTGAGACTGCAGGATGTGGCGGCCCGGGCAGGGGTGTCACAGGCGACGGCGTCGCGTGTGCTCAACGGATCGTCGCGGGTCCCCGGCGAAGGCGTCGCCGATCGCGTCCGCGCCGCCGCACGGGAACTCGGCTACGTGCCGAACGCGCAGGCGCAGGCGTTGGCGCGCGCGTCGACCGGCCTGCTCGGCCTGGTCGTGCACGACATCGCCGACCCCTATTTCTCCTCGATCGCCCGCGGAGTCCAGGCCGCCGCGCGCACCGCCCGCAAACAGGTGCTGCTGGCCGGCACCGACCGGGATTTCGACATCGAACGGGAGGCCGTCAGCACCTTCATCGCGCACCGCGCGGACGCCATCGTGCTGGCCGGGTCGCGCCAGAGTGGCGACCTCGACCGCGCTCTGGAGACCGAGTTCGGCCGCTACCGCGACAACGGCGGCCGGGTCGTCGTCATCGGGCAGCCCCTGGCGTTCGGGGGGGCTGTCGAGCCCGAAAACGCCTTGGCTTCTGGAGAATTGGCCGACGCCCTGGTCGAATCCGGCCACACCGAGTTCGCGGTGATCGGCGGTCCGGGCAGCATCCGCACCGCGGTCGACCGCCGCAACGGTTTCGTCGAGGCGCTCGGCCGGCGAGGGTTCACGCCGCTGGTCGAGGTATCGGGCGACTTCACCCGCGACGGCGGCTACTCGGCGGCGCGCCGGTTGGCCGCCGCCCTCGACCTGCGGGCGGCCACCGGAGCCAGACCGGTCTGCGTTTTCGCGGTCACCGACGTCATGGCGATCGGCGCCATCGCGGCGTGGCGGGAACTGGGGCTGTCGGTGCCGCGTGACGTCTGCATCGCGGGCTTCGACGACATCCCCACCCTGCGCGACCACACCCCGAGCCTGACCACTGTGGCCCTGCCCCTCGAGCACATCGGAGCGCGCGCCGTGGAGCTCGCACTGTGCCCCGACTCCGGCGGTGAGGACCTCCGTGAACGCGTGCCGGGCGACGTGGTGTTGCGCGACAGCACGCGCCTGCCGTGA
- a CDS encoding class I SAM-dependent methyltransferase produces the protein MTEPPIVVNHHAGRPGFAGPVGTLFAVVFLLTGRGNARLAADVAEVSADDRVVDLGCGPGTAARVAARRGARVTAVDPSSAMLRVARAVTRRRTPVTWVRAGAEALPLPDASATVVWALATVHHWPDVDGALSEIHRVLSPGGRLLVVERQVRPDATGLAGHGWTARQAEAFAALCTSAGLTDVRVTTQGHGRRAAWTVRAVRPSAT, from the coding sequence ATGACCGAACCCCCCATCGTGGTCAACCACCACGCCGGCCGGCCGGGCTTCGCCGGCCCGGTCGGCACCCTGTTCGCCGTCGTGTTCCTGCTCACCGGACGCGGCAACGCCCGCCTGGCCGCCGATGTCGCCGAGGTGTCGGCGGACGACCGTGTCGTCGACCTCGGTTGTGGTCCCGGGACCGCCGCCCGGGTCGCGGCGCGCCGGGGTGCGCGGGTCACCGCTGTCGACCCGTCCTCGGCCATGTTGCGGGTGGCACGGGCGGTGACCCGCCGTCGCACCCCGGTGACGTGGGTCCGTGCCGGCGCGGAGGCGCTGCCGCTACCCGATGCGTCCGCGACGGTCGTGTGGGCGCTGGCCACCGTGCACCATTGGCCCGATGTCGACGGAGCGCTGTCGGAGATTCACCGCGTGCTGTCACCGGGTGGACGGTTGCTCGTCGTGGAGCGTCAGGTGCGGCCCGACGCCACCGGACTCGCCGGCCACGGCTGGACCGCCCGGCAGGCCGAGGCGTTCGCCGCACTCTGCACCTCGGCCGGCTTGACCGATGTGCGCGTGACCACACAGGGGCACGGGCGCCGCGCCGCCTGGACCGTCCGCGCCGTCCGGCCGTCAGCCACGTGA
- a CDS encoding DHH family phosphoesterase, translating into MTAIDKTTDVPAGARVDAYRAADMLAAAATVSVVCHVYPDADTIGAGLALALVLDHAGKGVEVSFAAPAALPESLQSLPGGHLLVAPEAMRDDADLVVTVDIPSLDRLGALRELAVSGRRVLVIDHHASNELFGTANFVDPSADSTTMLVAELLDAWNKPIDVGVAHCLYAGLTTDTGSFRWASARAHRLAARLVDLGVDNASISRTLLDTHPFAWLPMLSRVLASARLVPDAVDGRGLVYAVVAHEELAGARPEEIESIVDIVRTTQQAEVAAVFKELHPQQWSVSMRAKSIDLTSVAGAFGGGGHRLAAGYSATGPADDVVAALRAALG; encoded by the coding sequence GTGACCGCAATCGACAAGACGACTGACGTACCTGCCGGCGCGCGCGTGGACGCGTACCGGGCGGCCGACATGCTGGCCGCGGCGGCGACCGTCAGCGTCGTCTGCCATGTCTATCCGGACGCCGACACGATCGGCGCCGGCCTGGCTCTGGCACTGGTCCTCGACCACGCCGGCAAGGGTGTCGAGGTCAGCTTCGCCGCGCCTGCGGCACTACCGGAGTCATTGCAGTCGTTGCCCGGCGGGCATCTGCTGGTGGCGCCGGAGGCAATGCGCGACGACGCCGACCTGGTTGTCACCGTGGACATTCCGAGCCTGGACCGGCTGGGTGCGCTGCGGGAGCTGGCGGTGTCCGGCCGGCGGGTCCTGGTCATCGACCACCATGCGTCCAACGAACTGTTCGGCACCGCGAACTTCGTCGACCCGTCGGCGGACTCCACCACGATGCTGGTCGCCGAACTGCTCGACGCGTGGAACAAGCCGATCGACGTCGGCGTCGCGCACTGTCTGTACGCCGGCCTGACCACCGACACCGGATCGTTCCGCTGGGCCAGCGCCCGCGCACACCGGCTGGCCGCCCGGCTCGTCGACCTCGGCGTCGACAACGCGTCGATCAGCCGCACGCTGCTCGACACCCATCCGTTCGCCTGGCTGCCGATGCTGTCGCGGGTGCTGGCCTCGGCGCGCCTCGTGCCCGACGCGGTCGACGGCCGCGGCCTGGTGTACGCGGTGGTGGCGCACGAGGAGCTGGCCGGCGCGCGGCCCGAGGAGATCGAGAGCATCGTCGACATCGTGCGGACCACCCAGCAGGCCGAGGTGGCGGCGGTGTTCAAAGAGCTCCATCCTCAGCAGTGGTCGGTGTCCATGCGCGCCAAGTCGATCGACCTCACATCGGTGGCCGGTGCGTTCGGCGGCGGCGGTCACCGGCTGGCGGCCGGGTACTCGGCCACCGGACCGGCCGACGACGTGGTGGCGGCCCTGCGCGCGGCACTTGGCTGA
- a CDS encoding Gfo/Idh/MocA family protein codes for MASSPGRSHGRRTLRIAMNGVTGRMGYRQHLVRSILPLRDTGLVLEDGTRVDVEPILVGRNADKLAELAAEHGVEQWTTDAASVIADPGVDVYFDAQVTSRRVEALTSAIKAGKHVYTEKPTAETLGEAVELARMAENAGIVAGVVHDKLYLPGLVKLRRLVDEGFFGRILSMRGEFGYWVFEGDSQPAQRPSWNYRAEDGGGITVDMFCHWNYVMEALLGPVQAVTARSVTHIPTRWDESHRPYEATADDAAYGIFEIEGGVIAQINSSWAVRVYRDELVEFQIDGTHGSAVAGLRRCVAQQRAHTPKPVWNPDLPVTEKFRDQWLEVPANADLDNGFKLQWEEYLRDVVAGRPHRFGLLSAARGVQLAELGLRSSAEGRRLEVPEIAL; via the coding sequence ATGGCATCTTCTCCCGGCCGTTCCCACGGCCGCCGCACGCTGCGTATCGCCATGAACGGCGTGACCGGCCGCATGGGCTACCGCCAGCACCTGGTGCGGTCGATCCTGCCGCTGCGCGACACCGGACTGGTGCTCGAGGACGGCACCCGCGTCGACGTCGAACCCATCCTGGTCGGCCGTAACGCCGACAAACTGGCCGAGCTCGCCGCCGAGCACGGCGTGGAGCAATGGACGACCGACGCGGCGTCGGTGATCGCCGACCCCGGCGTCGACGTCTATTTCGACGCCCAGGTGACCTCGCGCCGCGTCGAGGCGCTCACGTCGGCGATCAAGGCGGGCAAGCACGTCTACACCGAGAAGCCGACCGCCGAAACCCTCGGCGAGGCAGTGGAACTGGCCCGGATGGCGGAGAACGCGGGAATCGTGGCCGGTGTCGTGCACGACAAGCTCTACCTGCCCGGGCTGGTCAAGCTCCGCCGGCTGGTCGACGAGGGCTTCTTCGGCCGCATCCTGTCGATGCGAGGTGAGTTCGGCTACTGGGTCTTCGAGGGCGACTCCCAACCCGCCCAGCGGCCCAGCTGGAACTACCGCGCCGAGGACGGGGGCGGGATCACGGTCGACATGTTCTGCCACTGGAACTACGTGATGGAGGCGCTGCTCGGGCCGGTGCAGGCCGTCACCGCGCGGTCGGTCACCCACATCCCGACACGCTGGGACGAATCGCACCGGCCGTACGAGGCCACCGCCGACGACGCCGCGTACGGCATCTTCGAGATCGAGGGCGGCGTCATCGCCCAGATCAACTCCTCGTGGGCGGTGCGGGTGTACCGGGACGAACTGGTCGAGTTCCAGATCGACGGCACGCACGGATCGGCGGTGGCCGGACTGCGCCGCTGCGTGGCGCAGCAGCGCGCGCACACGCCCAAACCGGTGTGGAACCCCGACCTCCCCGTCACCGAGAAGTTCCGCGACCAGTGGTTGGAGGTCCCCGCGAACGCCGACCTCGACAACGGTTTCAAACTGCAGTGGGAGGAATACCTGCGCGACGTGGTGGCCGGGCGGCCGCACCGGTTCGGGCTGCTGTCGGCCGCGCGCGGCGTCCAACTCGCCGAACTCGGACTGCGCAGTTCCGCCGAGGGCCGCCGCCTCGAGGTGCCGGAGATCGCGCTGTGA
- a CDS encoding MATE family efflux transporter, with protein sequence MAEADGAPPVEPATGRRIAALAFPALGVLAAEPVYLLFDLAVVGRLGALSLAGLAIGALVMGVLSAQLTFLSYGTTARAARFYGAGDRSAAVAEGVQATWLALAIGTTIVAAVQLCAVPLVSALAGSAEIADAALPWVRIASLAVPAILIAAAGNGWMRGVQDTMRPLRYVVFGFSVSAVLCPLLVYGWLGAPRLGLAGSAVANLVGQWLAAALFCRALIAERIPLRPQPPVLRAQVVMGRDLVLRTVAFQACFVSAGAVAARFGAAAVAAHQVVLQLWNFLALVLDSLAIAAQSLVGAALGAGHLPHAKSVAWRVTIFSTVAAGVLALVFALGSSVLPGVFTDDRTVLDEIGVPWWFLVAQLPVAGVVFALDGVLLGAGDATFMRNATLLSALIGFLPLIWLALAFGWGLLGIWAGLSTFMVLRLVFVGWRALSGRWLIPGASRG encoded by the coding sequence TTGGCTGAGGCCGACGGTGCCCCGCCGGTCGAGCCGGCGACCGGCCGCCGGATCGCGGCGTTGGCGTTCCCGGCGCTCGGCGTGCTCGCCGCCGAACCCGTCTATCTCCTGTTCGACCTGGCCGTCGTCGGCCGGCTCGGTGCCCTCAGCCTCGCCGGGCTGGCGATCGGCGCGCTGGTCATGGGCGTGCTCAGCGCCCAGCTGACGTTTCTCTCGTACGGCACGACGGCGCGCGCGGCCCGGTTCTACGGCGCCGGCGACCGGTCGGCCGCCGTCGCCGAGGGGGTGCAGGCCACGTGGCTGGCGCTGGCCATCGGCACGACCATCGTCGCCGCCGTCCAGCTCTGCGCGGTACCTCTGGTCTCGGCGCTGGCCGGATCCGCGGAGATCGCCGACGCCGCGCTGCCGTGGGTGCGCATCGCCAGCCTCGCGGTGCCGGCGATCCTGATCGCCGCGGCGGGCAACGGCTGGATGCGCGGTGTCCAGGACACCATGCGGCCGCTGCGCTATGTGGTCTTCGGATTCTCGGTGTCGGCGGTGCTGTGCCCGCTGCTGGTATACGGGTGGCTGGGTGCTCCTCGGCTCGGGCTGGCCGGTTCGGCCGTGGCCAACCTGGTCGGGCAGTGGCTGGCCGCGGCCCTGTTCTGCCGCGCGCTGATCGCCGAGCGGATTCCGCTGCGGCCCCAGCCGCCGGTGCTGCGCGCACAGGTGGTGATGGGACGGGATCTGGTGTTGCGGACCGTCGCGTTCCAGGCGTGCTTCGTGTCGGCCGGTGCGGTCGCCGCGCGGTTCGGCGCGGCCGCCGTCGCGGCACACCAGGTGGTGCTGCAGCTGTGGAATTTCCTTGCGCTGGTGTTGGATTCGCTGGCGATCGCCGCACAGTCGCTGGTCGGGGCCGCCCTCGGTGCGGGGCATCTTCCGCACGCGAAGTCGGTGGCGTGGCGGGTGACGATCTTCTCCACGGTGGCCGCCGGCGTGTTGGCGCTGGTGTTCGCCCTGGGCTCCTCGGTGCTGCCCGGCGTGTTCACCGACGATCGCACGGTGCTCGACGAGATCGGCGTGCCGTGGTGGTTCCTGGTGGCGCAGCTGCCCGTCGCCGGTGTGGTGTTCGCGCTCGACGGGGTGCTGCTGGGCGCCGGGGACGCGACGTTCATGCGCAACGCGACGCTGCTCAGCGCGCTGATCGGATTCCTGCCGCTGATCTGGCTGGCGCTCGCGTTCGGGTGGGGCCTGCTCGGGATATGGGCGGGACTGTCGACGTTCATGGTGCTGCGCCTGGTGTTCGTCGGCTGGCGGGCACTGTCTGGGCGTTGGTTGATACCCGGCGCGTCACGTGGCTGA